The following are from one region of the Novosphingobium humi genome:
- the pdeM gene encoding ligase-associated DNA damage response endonuclease PdeM: protein MTAMQFAPFSFADHEWLISNSRAVYWPAQQALLVADLHLEKASWFAQTGQMLPPYDSRETLERLSAAAAMTGARRVLCLGDNFHDDDGPARMEPEAARLLGDLTRRLEVVWIVGNHDAGMTRAMAGDVVEDLMLDGIALRHEAEPGETGPEISGHYHPKLRLRVRGRMISRPCALRSENRLILPAFGALTGGMDAADPALIAALQPAKRVEAILCAAAKAAILPVWPA from the coding sequence ATGACCGCGATGCAGTTTGCCCCCTTTTCCTTTGCCGATCACGAATGGCTGATTTCGAACAGCCGCGCGGTCTATTGGCCTGCACAGCAGGCGCTGCTGGTGGCCGACCTCCATCTGGAAAAGGCCAGCTGGTTTGCGCAGACCGGCCAGATGCTGCCCCCCTATGACAGCCGCGAAACGCTGGAGCGGTTGAGCGCGGCGGCGGCGATGACAGGGGCGCGGCGGGTGCTGTGCCTTGGCGACAATTTCCACGATGACGATGGCCCCGCTCGGATGGAGCCGGAGGCGGCGCGATTGCTGGGCGATCTGACGCGGCGACTCGAAGTGGTGTGGATCGTGGGCAATCACGATGCAGGGATGACACGCGCGATGGCGGGCGATGTGGTGGAGGATCTGATGCTGGACGGCATCGCCCTGCGCCACGAGGCCGAACCGGGCGAAACCGGGCCGGAAATCTCGGGCCATTACCATCCCAAATTGCGGCTGCGGGTGCGAGGGCGGATGATCAGCCGCCCTTGCGCGCTGCGCAGCGAGAATCGGCTGATCCTGCCCGCTTTTGGCGCTTTGACCGGGGGCATGGATGCCGCCGATCCGGCGCTGATTGCCGCCCTGCAGCCCGCAAAACGCGTCGAGGCGATCTTGTGCGCCGCGGCAAAAGCGGCCATCCTGCCCGTCTGGCCCGCGTGA